In Ruania zhangjianzhongii, the following proteins share a genomic window:
- a CDS encoding UDP-N-acetylmuramoyl-tripeptide--D-alanyl-D-alanine ligase, producing MIALRLSEIAAAVGAALPETPGDQPVAGPVVVDSRRAESGSLFAAIDGEHVDGHDYLDAAAANGAVAALVSRPVPDAPIPTLLVDDVPGALGDLAREVLARLRERTHLQVVAVTGSVGKTTTKDVLAQILGASAKVIAPVGSFNNEIGLPLTVLRADERTRVLVLEMGADAPGNLTYLTSIAPPDVAVVLMVGRAHLGGFGSVDNVATAKAELVQGLRADGIAVLNADDPRVAAMAAVAAGRAVIDYGTAATAQVQATQVHTDAAGRLAFTLVTPEGSAPVSTALVGEHHVSNVLAAATAALALGRSAEEVVHALAGARALSPHRMQVTEIGGVTVVDDSYNANPDSMRAALHTLPRIANGRRTVAVLGEMLELGATSAAEHAEVGAESVRSGVQVLVTIGAGAAPIAEGARAAGAVSVHSTASLEEAEQLLATLITEGDVVLVKSSHGAGLMRLAERLAAGELQEAGQ from the coding sequence ATGATCGCTCTGCGCCTTTCCGAGATTGCCGCGGCTGTCGGAGCCGCCCTGCCGGAGACCCCTGGGGACCAGCCGGTGGCCGGCCCGGTGGTGGTCGACTCCCGGCGCGCTGAGTCGGGCTCGTTGTTCGCCGCGATCGATGGTGAACACGTCGATGGGCACGACTACCTGGACGCAGCCGCTGCGAACGGCGCAGTGGCGGCCCTGGTGAGCCGGCCGGTACCGGATGCCCCGATCCCCACCCTGCTCGTCGACGATGTGCCGGGCGCCCTGGGCGACCTCGCCCGAGAGGTCCTGGCGCGGCTGCGCGAGCGCACGCACCTGCAGGTGGTAGCGGTCACCGGCTCCGTGGGTAAGACCACCACCAAGGACGTGCTGGCCCAGATCCTGGGTGCCTCGGCGAAGGTGATTGCCCCGGTCGGTTCGTTCAACAACGAGATCGGACTGCCACTGACGGTGCTGCGGGCCGATGAGCGTACCCGGGTGCTGGTGCTGGAGATGGGCGCCGATGCTCCGGGCAACCTCACCTACCTCACCTCGATCGCGCCACCGGACGTGGCAGTGGTGCTGATGGTCGGCCGGGCCCACCTGGGCGGTTTCGGCAGCGTGGACAACGTCGCCACGGCCAAAGCCGAGCTGGTGCAGGGTCTACGCGCCGACGGCATCGCCGTGCTGAACGCCGACGACCCCCGGGTGGCCGCGATGGCAGCCGTGGCGGCGGGTCGCGCAGTGATCGACTACGGCACCGCGGCTACTGCGCAGGTGCAGGCGACGCAGGTGCACACCGACGCTGCCGGCCGGCTGGCCTTCACCCTGGTCACGCCGGAGGGGTCGGCACCGGTGAGCACGGCGCTGGTCGGGGAGCACCACGTGAGCAACGTGCTCGCTGCGGCTACTGCGGCGCTGGCCCTGGGCAGGTCCGCCGAAGAGGTGGTCCACGCGCTGGCCGGCGCCCGAGCGCTGAGCCCCCACCGCATGCAGGTCACCGAGATCGGTGGCGTCACGGTGGTCGACGATTCCTACAACGCCAACCCGGACTCGATGCGCGCAGCACTGCACACGTTGCCGCGGATCGCGAACGGTCGACGCACGGTGGCCGTGCTCGGTGAGATGCTCGAGCTCGGCGCCACCAGTGCGGCTGAGCACGCCGAGGTGGGAGCCGAGAGCGTGCGCAGCGGAGTGCAGGTGCTGGTGACGATCGGAGCCGGTGCCGCTCCGATTGCTGAGGGTGCGCGCGCGGCGGGCGCCGTTTCGGTGCACAGCACCGCTAGCCTCGAAGAAGCCGAGCAGCTGCTCGCGACGCTGATCACGGAGGGGGACGTCGTGCTGGTGAAGTCCTCCCACGGGGCGGGCCTGATGCGCCTGGCCGAACGCCTCGCCGCGGGTGAGCTGCAGGAGGCGGGCCAGTGA
- a CDS encoding peptidoglycan D,D-transpeptidase FtsI family protein has protein sequence MSNAFTRVGQPEKRQSVLLAALLVVVLAFAARLVYVQLVAGPALAAAAQAERSRTYVEHGPRGDIVDANGNVLATSAQTYRIAVDQRFVSEYKVRDDDGEVVGYGAAAAAEQLGPILDRDVNALGGQLVGDDGYVILARNVAPEVWREIAALNIPGISAEETFDRVYPNGNTAGQILGWVNAEGDGAAGLESSLNNRLLGTDGEFSVEIGAQGQVIPTGQRTGNAAMPGCTVQLTIDTDLQYFSQNVVDEAVETYGAEWGAAVVLDRDGNILALADSDAVDPNDPDTSGYTGAHSIQDVYDPGSTGKVLTVLTALEEGEITPTTPIEDPYQLTTDNGQVFHDHTEHPDQTLTTTGVLAHSANTGTVNIGSMVSDQTRYEYMQRLGWGEQSGIAMPGETRGLLEPPEEWDGRQRYTTMFGQGLSVNLLQNTGVFASIANGGVHHSPQLVAGYDCNGEQVEAERSEPVRVASQESSDQMIRMLESVVASDEGTGSHAAIDGYRVAGKTGTAQMPGPSGQLTEVAASFVGITPADDPAITVGVVMYNPNSGIYGGTIAAPVFQEISSFALQSLGVPPSGEPADPYPLTPDES, from the coding sequence ATGTCGAACGCATTCACTCGGGTGGGGCAGCCGGAGAAGCGGCAGTCCGTGCTCCTGGCCGCCCTGCTGGTGGTCGTGCTGGCGTTTGCCGCGCGGCTGGTCTACGTCCAGCTGGTGGCCGGCCCGGCCCTCGCCGCGGCCGCCCAGGCCGAGCGCAGCCGTACCTACGTCGAGCACGGGCCCCGGGGGGACATCGTCGATGCGAACGGGAACGTGCTCGCCACCTCGGCGCAGACCTACCGGATCGCCGTGGACCAGCGGTTCGTGTCCGAGTACAAGGTGCGGGACGACGACGGTGAGGTGGTCGGCTACGGCGCTGCCGCGGCAGCCGAGCAGCTCGGACCGATCCTCGACCGGGACGTGAACGCACTCGGTGGGCAGCTGGTCGGTGACGACGGCTACGTCATCCTCGCCCGGAACGTGGCACCCGAGGTCTGGCGAGAGATCGCCGCACTGAACATTCCCGGCATCTCTGCCGAGGAGACCTTCGATCGGGTCTACCCGAACGGGAACACCGCCGGCCAGATCCTCGGCTGGGTGAACGCCGAGGGGGACGGCGCCGCCGGCCTGGAGTCCTCGCTGAACAACCGGCTGCTCGGTACCGATGGTGAGTTCAGTGTGGAGATCGGTGCGCAGGGTCAGGTCATCCCCACCGGTCAGCGCACCGGCAACGCCGCCATGCCCGGCTGCACGGTGCAGCTGACGATCGACACCGACCTGCAGTACTTCTCCCAGAACGTGGTGGACGAGGCCGTCGAGACCTATGGCGCAGAGTGGGGCGCCGCCGTCGTGCTGGACCGGGACGGCAACATCCTCGCCCTAGCCGACTCCGACGCCGTCGACCCGAACGACCCGGACACCTCCGGCTACACCGGTGCGCACTCGATCCAGGACGTGTACGACCCAGGATCGACCGGCAAGGTGCTCACCGTGCTGACCGCACTGGAAGAGGGCGAGATCACCCCGACCACCCCCATCGAGGACCCCTACCAGCTGACGACCGACAACGGTCAGGTCTTCCACGACCACACCGAGCACCCGGACCAGACGCTCACCACGACCGGGGTGCTGGCGCACTCCGCGAACACCGGCACGGTGAACATCGGCTCGATGGTCAGCGACCAGACCCGGTACGAGTACATGCAGAGGCTCGGCTGGGGCGAGCAGAGCGGGATCGCGATGCCGGGGGAGACGCGCGGTCTTCTGGAACCACCGGAGGAGTGGGACGGCCGGCAGCGATACACCACGATGTTCGGTCAGGGACTGAGCGTGAACCTGCTGCAGAACACGGGCGTGTTCGCGTCCATCGCCAACGGCGGTGTGCACCACTCGCCGCAGCTGGTGGCCGGCTATGACTGCAACGGCGAGCAGGTCGAGGCCGAGCGCAGCGAACCGGTCCGGGTGGCCTCCCAGGAGTCCTCGGACCAGATGATCCGGATGCTGGAGAGCGTGGTCGCCTCGGACGAGGGCACCGGTAGCCATGCCGCGATCGACGGCTACCGGGTAGCCGGCAAGACCGGGACCGCGCAGATGCCCGGACCGTCCGGCCAGCTGACCGAGGTCGCTGCCTCGTTCGTGGGGATCACCCCGGCGGACGATCCGGCGATCACCGTCGGCGTGGTGATGTACAACCCGAACAGCGGAATCTACGGCGGGACCATCGCGGCGCCGGTGTTCCAGGAGATCTCCTCGTTCGCCCTGCAGTCCCTCGGTGTGCCACCCAGTGGTGAGCCGGCCGACCCGTATCCGCTCACTCCCGATGAGTCCTGA
- a CDS encoding UDP-N-acetylmuramoyl-L-alanyl-D-glutamate--2,6-diaminopimelate ligase: MNTTGSPAVRTTAELASAFNLTTSGGAAQITGVALDNRRVHPGDLFAALPGAHQHGATFATSAVAAGARAVLTDPAGRELLGDAAVPVLVADEVRAVLGRVSAWIYGEPAAQLRTFGVTGTNGKTTTSYLLEEIIRRAGRTTGLIGTVELKVGEERVPARLTTPEAPAIQALLARMRESSVTDLVMEVSSHALAQHRVDGIVYDLVGFTNLTADHLDFHGGIENYFAAKAELFTPERARRGVVLVDDEWGVRMAEQASIPVVTVSTRPDGPDADWQASITVGRADHTSFSLTHRDGHSLSTAIWMPGRFNVANAALALAMALESGLTAHTLHTVLGDGLRAHVPGRMEQVAATPRCIVDFAHNAEAMELVLRALHPTTKGRLLVVFGATGERDKAKRAQMGRVAVAGADVVVVTDDDPHDEDPGTIRRQVMAGALGAVPEAQRAGRTVDVFEAAPRAEAIRRTVLTAGPADTVLIAGRGHETLQEIAGVDHHLDDREEVRAALAERDADR; encoded by the coding sequence ATGAACACCACGGGTAGTCCGGCGGTACGGACGACGGCGGAGCTTGCCTCTGCGTTCAACCTCACCACCTCCGGTGGTGCGGCTCAGATCACCGGTGTAGCCCTGGACAACCGTCGGGTGCACCCGGGTGACCTGTTCGCCGCCCTGCCCGGTGCACATCAGCATGGCGCTACCTTTGCGACCTCTGCTGTCGCGGCCGGTGCGAGGGCGGTGCTCACCGACCCCGCTGGGCGTGAGCTGCTCGGCGACGCGGCTGTCCCGGTGCTGGTCGCTGACGAGGTGCGCGCGGTGCTCGGCCGGGTGAGCGCGTGGATCTACGGCGAACCAGCCGCGCAGCTGCGCACCTTCGGCGTGACCGGAACCAACGGGAAGACCACCACCAGCTACCTGCTGGAGGAGATCATCCGCCGCGCCGGGCGCACCACCGGACTGATCGGCACCGTGGAGCTCAAGGTCGGCGAGGAGCGGGTACCGGCTCGGCTGACCACTCCGGAGGCACCGGCGATCCAGGCGCTGCTGGCCAGGATGCGGGAGTCGTCGGTCACCGACCTGGTGATGGAGGTCTCCTCGCACGCGCTGGCCCAGCATCGCGTGGACGGCATCGTCTACGACTTGGTCGGTTTCACGAACCTGACCGCTGACCACCTGGACTTCCACGGCGGGATCGAGAACTACTTCGCCGCCAAGGCCGAGCTGTTCACCCCCGAGCGCGCCCGGCGTGGTGTGGTGCTCGTCGACGACGAGTGGGGGGTCCGGATGGCGGAGCAGGCGAGTATCCCGGTGGTCACCGTCTCCACCCGCCCAGATGGACCGGATGCTGACTGGCAGGCGTCGATCACCGTCGGGCGTGCGGACCACACCTCGTTCTCCCTCACCCACCGTGACGGGCACAGCCTGTCCACGGCGATCTGGATGCCCGGCCGGTTCAACGTGGCCAACGCGGCACTGGCCCTGGCGATGGCGTTGGAGTCGGGGCTGACCGCGCACACGCTGCACACGGTGCTCGGTGACGGCCTGCGGGCGCATGTCCCGGGGCGGATGGAGCAGGTGGCGGCCACGCCGCGGTGCATCGTGGACTTCGCCCACAACGCCGAGGCCATGGAGCTGGTGCTGCGTGCGTTGCACCCCACGACGAAGGGCCGCCTGCTGGTGGTCTTCGGCGCCACCGGCGAGCGGGACAAGGCCAAGCGCGCGCAGATGGGCCGGGTGGCAGTGGCCGGGGCGGACGTCGTCGTGGTCACCGACGACGACCCGCACGACGAGGACCCGGGAACTATCCGCCGTCAGGTGATGGCCGGCGCGCTCGGCGCGGTACCGGAGGCGCAGCGCGCGGGTCGGACGGTGGACGTGTTCGAGGCGGCGCCCCGTGCCGAGGCGATCCGCCGCACGGTGCTGACCGCCGGCCCCGCGGACACGGTGCTGATCGCCGGGCGCGGGCACGAGACCCTGCAGGAGATCGCCGGGGTGGACCACCACCTGGACGACCGGGAGGAGGTTCGCGCCGCTCTCGCTGAGCGCGACGCCGACCGATGA